A stretch of Myxococcus hansupus DNA encodes these proteins:
- a CDS encoding DoxX family protein, with protein MTATTQTELQQSLPATRLQSGSGSTSKKALWTGRVLSGIAVLFLLFDATGKLLQIPEAQQGTVELGYPVSVLFGLGVVQMVCLGLYLLPRTAVLGAILWTGYLGGAVATHVRVDNPLFTHLLFPVYVATLLWLGLWLRDERLRTLLPLRNAK; from the coding sequence ATGACCGCGACGACCCAGACCGAACTCCAGCAGTCCCTCCCCGCCACCCGCCTCCAGTCCGGCTCGGGGTCCACCTCCAAGAAGGCCCTGTGGACGGGGCGAGTCCTGAGCGGCATCGCCGTCCTCTTCCTGCTGTTCGATGCCACGGGGAAGCTGCTCCAGATTCCGGAGGCACAGCAGGGGACCGTGGAGCTCGGCTACCCGGTCAGCGTGCTCTTTGGCCTGGGCGTTGTTCAGATGGTGTGCCTGGGCCTGTACCTCCTTCCGCGAACCGCCGTGCTGGGGGCCATCCTGTGGACGGGCTATCTCGGCGGTGCTGTCGCCACCCATGTCCGGGTCGACAACCCGCTCTTCACCCACCTGCTCTTCCCCGTCTATGTCGCGACCCTGCTCTGGCTGGGGCTCTGGCTGCGCGATGAGCGGCTCCGCACCCTCCTTCCGCTGCGCAACGCGAAGTAA
- a CDS encoding siderophore-interacting protein, with product MASAKAVLGSVLGRFLFTDSRVTQVHERSRAFRQLDCAGPALKGQAWTPGDKVQVYLPGLGMRTYTPLSWDEERGATSFLVYLHGDSPGAKWGREVKAGDAVSFFGPRRSLALETGDAPVVLFGDETSFAVAYAFRTAARRDVTSVFEVTEPGACAPVLRELGIEGQVVTREPGDAHLAHLYDRLRDALRAKPGAVLVMTGRAQSIQALRARLRGDGDRATPKVKAYWSVGKTGLD from the coding sequence ATGGCATCCGCGAAGGCCGTGCTGGGAAGCGTCTTGGGTCGGTTCCTCTTCACCGACAGCCGTGTCACCCAGGTTCACGAACGCTCGCGCGCCTTCCGCCAGCTTGACTGTGCGGGCCCCGCGCTCAAGGGCCAGGCCTGGACCCCGGGCGACAAGGTGCAGGTCTACCTGCCAGGGCTGGGCATGCGCACGTACACCCCTTTGTCCTGGGACGAGGAACGCGGCGCCACCTCCTTCCTCGTGTACCTGCATGGCGACAGCCCGGGCGCGAAGTGGGGCCGCGAGGTGAAGGCGGGCGACGCCGTCTCCTTCTTCGGGCCCCGGCGCTCGCTGGCCCTGGAGACCGGAGACGCGCCGGTGGTGCTGTTCGGTGACGAGACGTCCTTCGCGGTGGCCTACGCCTTCCGGACCGCGGCGCGGCGGGACGTCACCTCCGTCTTCGAGGTGACAGAGCCCGGCGCCTGCGCCCCCGTCCTCCGCGAACTGGGTATCGAAGGTCAGGTCGTGACGCGCGAGCCTGGAGACGCCCACCTGGCCCACCTGTACGACCGTCTTCGGGATGCGCTGCGAGCGAAGCCCGGGGCCGTGCTGGTGATGACGGGCCGGGCCCAATCCATCCAGGCCTTGCGTGCTCGCCTGCGCGGCGATGGCGACCGTGCCACCCCGAAGGTGAAGGCCTACTGGTCGGTGGGCAAGACGGGGCTGGACTGA
- a CDS encoding sigma-70 family RNA polymerase sigma factor, producing the protein MNPADAFDPLRPRLLRIAYRMLGIVAEAEDVVQEAYLRWHQTDRAAVRDAEAVLVRTVTRLSLDVLKSARVRREEYVGTWLPEPIVDAVEGDDLTLTLMMALERLSPLERAAFLLHDVFGMDFEEVAKAIDRDPAACRQLASRARAHVREARPRFPVSEAQGRELASAFYAASRGGDLRALQGLLAQDVVVYSDGGGKTKAALNPIYGREKTLRLFEGLLRMLEENYSQLVHEGFVDGLPAFVTLEKDGTLQTTALGIEDGQVVAIYVTRNPDKLHAVRGLVKDKLPT; encoded by the coding sequence TTGAATCCCGCTGACGCCTTTGACCCGCTGCGCCCCCGGCTGCTCCGCATCGCCTACCGGATGCTGGGCATCGTCGCCGAGGCCGAAGACGTGGTGCAGGAGGCGTATTTGCGCTGGCACCAGACCGACCGCGCCGCCGTGCGCGACGCCGAGGCCGTGCTCGTCCGCACGGTGACGCGGTTGAGCCTGGATGTCCTGAAGTCCGCCCGCGTGCGCCGCGAGGAGTACGTGGGCACGTGGCTTCCGGAGCCCATCGTCGACGCGGTGGAGGGGGATGATTTGACGCTGACCCTGATGATGGCCCTGGAGCGGCTGTCTCCCCTGGAGCGGGCTGCCTTCCTGCTGCACGACGTGTTCGGCATGGACTTCGAGGAGGTGGCCAAGGCCATCGACCGGGACCCCGCCGCGTGTCGCCAGCTCGCCAGCCGCGCCCGGGCCCATGTGCGCGAGGCCCGGCCCCGCTTCCCCGTGTCGGAAGCCCAAGGACGGGAGCTGGCTTCCGCCTTCTACGCGGCGTCCCGAGGCGGAGACCTGCGGGCGCTTCAGGGGCTCCTCGCCCAGGACGTCGTCGTGTATTCGGATGGCGGCGGGAAGACCAAAGCCGCCCTCAATCCCATCTACGGCCGGGAGAAGACGCTGCGCCTGTTCGAGGGCCTGCTGCGCATGCTGGAGGAGAACTACTCGCAGTTGGTACACGAGGGCTTCGTCGACGGTCTGCCCGCGTTCGTCACGCTGGAGAAGGACGGCACGCTGCAGACCACCGCCCTGGGCATCGAGGATGGACAGGTCGTCGCCATCTACGTCACCCGCAACCCCGACAAGCTCCATGCGGTCCGCGGGCTGGTGAAGGACAAGCTGCCAACGTGA
- a CDS encoding B12-binding domain-containing radical SAM protein — MGGRVLSPVLLVGAGTGEATCGILYLAGYLRRGGIEAFVRLYDGDETEAEVTRTFESLLRRVRPKLVGISLKWFHHVDRALLIARTIRRLDPTIRVVVGGNSASYWWKELSGYDSIDHVVLGDGEVPLLALCNGEEAPPNVVTRTPDGRPRRLPLAYVQRATNSDDIYYSHFNDIFLSQMDLHSFSGWVAPGKGCGENCLYCGGARGNQKADFGRAKPFLRAEEYVRRDHQEIASSTWQMRYDFAGSTAGFLSGTWAGVDLSHHCCTYFLWGVPKVELVAALAATFQRVYMVIDIGCFSEQQRLEQMGRGLLKPCAKDRELLEVIDASRKYPNLDIEISGIGGLPFASKATLAEELRLVERIIGLDCVVGYQRLEAQPGALVTEHPARFDMETEAKTFAEFLDYFERREPGDVSVPMIRFRDAGLEAAVQQTSDQVDAMAWKHRDERKSVAVHGKTRLRNTAPWTQRFTLGDWLGSHRAPAKFAGEAVTVLRSVDGITMSCAPSVSPNRFSDPTLMQGEDGAILLAALAAFEHPTTVSSAVSKLGAKARLDPHSAREVIDHLVDGRFLQPA, encoded by the coding sequence ATGGGTGGTCGTGTCCTCTCGCCAGTTCTCCTCGTCGGTGCCGGAACGGGGGAGGCCACGTGCGGCATCCTGTACCTGGCGGGCTACCTCCGGCGCGGCGGCATCGAGGCGTTCGTTCGCCTGTACGACGGGGATGAGACCGAAGCGGAGGTGACGCGCACCTTCGAGAGCCTCCTGCGCCGCGTGCGCCCGAAGCTCGTGGGCATCAGCCTCAAGTGGTTCCACCACGTGGACCGCGCGCTGCTCATCGCGCGGACGATTCGGCGGCTGGACCCCACCATCCGCGTCGTCGTGGGAGGCAACTCCGCGTCGTACTGGTGGAAGGAGCTGAGCGGGTACGACAGCATCGACCACGTCGTGCTGGGCGACGGCGAGGTGCCCCTGCTGGCGCTCTGCAATGGCGAGGAGGCGCCGCCCAACGTCGTGACGCGAACTCCCGACGGCCGTCCGCGCCGGCTGCCGCTGGCGTACGTGCAGCGCGCCACCAACTCGGACGACATCTACTACTCGCACTTCAACGACATCTTCCTCAGCCAGATGGACCTGCACTCGTTCTCTGGCTGGGTCGCGCCCGGCAAGGGCTGCGGGGAGAACTGCCTGTATTGCGGTGGGGCACGCGGCAACCAGAAGGCGGACTTCGGGCGCGCGAAGCCCTTCCTGCGGGCCGAAGAGTACGTCCGCCGCGACCACCAGGAGATCGCCAGCAGCACGTGGCAGATGCGCTACGACTTCGCGGGCAGCACCGCCGGATTCCTGAGCGGCACCTGGGCGGGCGTGGACCTCTCCCACCACTGCTGCACGTACTTCCTGTGGGGCGTGCCCAAGGTGGAGCTGGTGGCGGCCCTGGCCGCGACGTTCCAGCGCGTCTACATGGTCATCGACATCGGCTGCTTCTCCGAACAGCAGCGGCTGGAGCAGATGGGCCGGGGCCTGCTCAAGCCCTGCGCGAAGGACCGCGAGCTGCTGGAGGTCATCGACGCGAGCCGCAAGTACCCCAACCTGGACATCGAAATCTCCGGCATTGGAGGTCTGCCCTTCGCGAGCAAGGCCACCCTGGCGGAGGAGCTGCGGCTCGTGGAGCGCATCATCGGACTGGACTGCGTGGTGGGCTACCAGCGGCTGGAGGCACAGCCCGGGGCGCTGGTGACGGAGCACCCCGCGCGCTTCGACATGGAGACCGAGGCGAAGACGTTCGCGGAGTTCCTCGACTACTTCGAGCGCCGCGAGCCCGGTGACGTGTCCGTGCCAATGATTCGCTTCCGCGACGCGGGCCTGGAAGCGGCGGTCCAACAGACCTCCGACCAGGTGGACGCGATGGCCTGGAAGCACCGCGACGAACGAAAGAGCGTCGCCGTCCACGGCAAGACGCGGCTGCGCAACACCGCCCCCTGGACTCAGCGTTTCACCTTGGGCGACTGGCTCGGCAGTCACCGCGCCCCCGCGAAGTTCGCGGGCGAGGCAGTGACGGTCCTGCGCTCGGTGGATGGCATCACCATGAGCTGCGCCCCCTCCGTCAGCCCGAATCGGTTCTCCGACCCCACGCTCATGCAGGGCGAGGACGGCGCCATCCTGCTGGCCGCCCTGGCCGCCTTCGAGCACCCGACGACGGTCTCCAGCGCGGTGTCGAAGCTCGGTGCGAAGGCCCGGCTCGACCCGCATTCGGCGCGGGAGGTCATCGACCATCTGGTGGACGGGCGCTTCCTCCAACCGGCGTAG
- a CDS encoding carboxymuconolactone decarboxylase family protein, whose translation MKPRMNPFAVAPDAMKLTLDYSQKVLELGLEKSLQELVKIRASQMNGCAFCIHMHTRDARAHGETEERIYLLDGWRESPLYTERERAALAWTEALTHVSQTHAPDEDYAALTPHFSEQEIAHLTLLIGVINIWNRISVGYRSIHPVTAPRTEAA comes from the coding sequence ATGAAGCCCCGGATGAACCCGTTCGCTGTCGCCCCCGATGCGATGAAGTTGACCCTCGACTACAGCCAGAAGGTCCTGGAGCTGGGCCTGGAGAAGAGCCTCCAGGAGTTGGTGAAGATCCGCGCCTCCCAGATGAACGGCTGCGCGTTCTGCATCCACATGCACACCCGGGATGCCCGCGCGCATGGAGAGACCGAGGAGCGCATCTACCTGCTGGACGGCTGGCGCGAGTCGCCCCTGTACACCGAGCGCGAACGGGCGGCCCTCGCCTGGACGGAGGCCCTGACGCACGTTTCCCAGACGCATGCGCCCGATGAGGACTACGCTGCCCTGACGCCGCATTTCTCGGAGCAGGAGATTGCGCACCTCACCCTGCTCATCGGCGTGATCAACATCTGGAACCGCATCTCCGTGGGGTACCGCAGCATCCACCCTGTCACGGCTCCCCGCACCGAGGCCGCCTGA
- a CDS encoding M57 family metalloprotease, translated as MRKLSMALIAGVALAGCGVDPEAENQEIVSNLIQAGFPANDIMIVDGAVYVGRDAHVTLDASREMIQTPEESTEQYHTTNLVGTSVTKICVNPTAAFNAYPRLSEGLDLAIANYNEQGLRLTFSRGPSTDCTANIIAQTTTGTGGSAGFPSNGQPYGIINIGTGLDSYSADVNEHVITHELGHAIGFRHSDYYNRSISCNIGGDEGEAGVGAIHIPGTPTTATVGGSVMNSCFRSTETGEWTATDITALNFLYGGGGGVQSCSSYSFTSYRGQNGRQITCSCTTLGGGAVWGTDLYTDDSAVCTAAVHAGAIPASGGTVTVTIQPGQNSYTGSTRNGVTTSSYGAWSGSISFVGQTPPPPSCSTYSFTSYRGQNGTKIPCTCGAVSSGAVWGTDIYTDDSNACVAAVHAGVIPSSGGRVVVTIAPGQSSYTASTRNGITTYSYGAWSGSITLGLR; from the coding sequence ATGCGGAAGCTATCCATGGCGTTGATCGCCGGTGTCGCCCTCGCGGGCTGCGGTGTCGATCCGGAGGCCGAAAACCAGGAGATTGTCTCCAACCTCATCCAGGCCGGGTTTCCGGCCAACGACATCATGATTGTCGATGGTGCCGTCTATGTGGGCCGTGACGCTCACGTAACGCTCGATGCGTCGCGCGAGATGATCCAAACCCCCGAAGAGAGCACCGAGCAGTACCACACGACGAACCTCGTCGGCACGAGCGTGACGAAGATCTGCGTCAACCCCACCGCCGCGTTCAACGCCTACCCTCGACTGAGCGAAGGGCTCGACCTGGCCATCGCCAATTACAATGAGCAGGGACTGCGGCTCACCTTCTCGCGGGGTCCCTCCACGGACTGCACCGCGAACATCATCGCGCAGACCACGACGGGCACCGGCGGCTCCGCGGGGTTCCCCTCGAACGGGCAGCCCTATGGAATCATCAACATTGGCACGGGCCTGGACAGCTACAGCGCGGACGTGAATGAACACGTCATCACCCACGAGCTGGGCCACGCCATCGGGTTCCGCCACTCCGACTACTACAACCGCAGCATCAGTTGTAACATCGGCGGCGATGAGGGTGAGGCGGGCGTGGGCGCCATCCACATCCCGGGGACGCCGACCACGGCCACCGTTGGCGGTTCCGTCATGAACTCCTGCTTCCGCTCCACGGAGACGGGCGAATGGACGGCCACCGACATCACCGCGCTGAACTTCCTCTACGGCGGTGGCGGCGGAGTCCAGAGCTGTTCGAGCTACAGCTTCACGTCCTACCGGGGGCAGAACGGGAGGCAGATCACGTGCAGTTGCACGACCCTCGGAGGCGGGGCCGTGTGGGGGACTGACCTCTACACGGATGACTCGGCTGTTTGCACCGCGGCGGTGCACGCGGGAGCCATCCCCGCTTCGGGCGGTACGGTGACGGTCACCATCCAGCCGGGACAGAACAGCTACACGGGCTCGACGCGGAACGGCGTCACCACCAGCTCCTACGGCGCCTGGTCGGGCAGCATCTCCTTCGTGGGGCAGACGCCGCCTCCGCCCAGTTGCTCGACCTACAGCTTCACGTCGTACCGCGGGCAGAACGGGACGAAGATTCCATGCACCTGCGGGGCGGTGAGCAGCGGGGCCGTGTGGGGCACGGACATCTACACCGATGACTCCAACGCGTGCGTCGCCGCGGTGCACGCGGGAGTGATTCCCTCCTCGGGAGGCCGGGTGGTCGTCACCATCGCGCCGGGCCAGAGCAGCTACACCGCGTCGACGCGGAACGGCATCACGACGTACAGCTATGGGGCCTGGTCTGGGAGCATCACGCTCGGACTGAGGTAG
- a CDS encoding AraC family transcriptional regulator, translated as MAKQLQVPFTTKLPHPVYFRAASLPAATTYPQHRHPWGEFVYAFSGVMELKLAGSHYLAPPQYGIWLPPDVEHRGMNRFEASHCSLYLAPEWCRSLPKAACAMAVSPLMKSLLEHLRGHELAQPRTSAERRLFRVLIDQLTLAPAHGSYLPMSDDPLLEPVLTALEQHPEDERSLAEWAQALHTTERTLERRCQQHLGLSFSEWRQRLRVVKALAMLEQGHAVEAIALDLGYSSASAFIAMFRRMTGTTPDKVRGHGFVAS; from the coding sequence ATGGCGAAGCAGCTCCAGGTTCCTTTCACCACAAAGCTTCCACACCCCGTGTATTTCCGGGCGGCGAGCCTGCCCGCGGCGACGACCTACCCCCAGCATCGTCACCCCTGGGGTGAGTTCGTCTACGCCTTCAGCGGCGTGATGGAGCTCAAGCTGGCGGGCAGCCACTACCTCGCGCCACCGCAGTACGGCATCTGGCTGCCGCCCGACGTCGAGCACCGGGGCATGAACCGCTTCGAGGCGAGCCACTGCTCGCTCTATCTGGCGCCCGAGTGGTGCCGGAGCCTGCCCAAGGCGGCGTGCGCGATGGCGGTGAGCCCCCTGATGAAGTCCCTGCTGGAGCACCTGCGCGGCCATGAGCTGGCGCAGCCACGCACCAGCGCGGAGCGCCGGCTGTTCCGGGTGCTCATCGACCAACTCACGCTGGCGCCCGCCCATGGGAGCTATCTGCCCATGTCCGATGACCCGCTCCTGGAGCCGGTGCTCACGGCGCTCGAACAACACCCGGAGGATGAACGCTCCCTGGCCGAATGGGCCCAGGCGCTGCACACCACCGAGCGCACGCTGGAGCGACGCTGCCAGCAGCACCTGGGGCTGTCGTTCAGCGAGTGGCGACAGCGGCTGCGCGTGGTCAAGGCGCTCGCGATGCTGGAGCAGGGACACGCGGTGGAGGCCATCGCGCTCGACCTGGGCTACAGCAGCGCCTCCGCCTTCATCGCGATGTTCCGGAGAATGACGGGCACCACGCCGGACAAGGTCCGCGGCCATGGCTTCGTGGCGTCATAA
- a CDS encoding DUF2147 domain-containing protein codes for MNASRWFGLASLSLLLASSALAEDKAPAAANAAVGRWTTIDDETKKPKSVIAIYEENGKLFGKIEKLFREPNEEQNPLCDKCQGSLKDQPIIGMTILRDLKKDDDEWSGGNILDPANGKTYKCKLAVEDGGKKLKVRGYVGMSLLGRTQYWVRAE; via the coding sequence ATGAATGCATCCCGCTGGTTTGGACTCGCTTCCCTGTCCCTGCTGTTGGCGTCGAGCGCCCTGGCAGAGGACAAGGCCCCCGCTGCCGCGAATGCCGCCGTGGGTCGGTGGACGACGATTGATGACGAGACGAAGAAGCCCAAGTCCGTCATCGCCATCTACGAGGAGAACGGGAAGCTGTTCGGGAAGATCGAGAAGCTGTTCCGCGAGCCCAATGAAGAGCAGAACCCGCTCTGCGACAAGTGCCAGGGGTCGTTGAAGGACCAGCCCATCATCGGGATGACCATCCTGCGCGACCTGAAGAAGGATGATGACGAGTGGTCCGGCGGCAACATCCTCGACCCGGCCAACGGGAAGACCTACAAGTGCAAGCTCGCCGTCGAGGACGGGGGCAAGAAGCTGAAGGTCCGCGGCTACGTCGGCATGTCCCTGCTGGGCCGCACGCAGTACTGGGTCCGCGCCGAGTAG
- a CDS encoding WD40/YVTN/BNR-like repeat-containing protein — MTGLVGFVLAVVVAASGSELVPVSGGNALTLPAQRHIVRIETGDNRPPTWLVAIQHGGVEGRGLVLYRSEDALRTVRRVGDIQPNAAHADRAELLAVGQDVALVYSYEGPQLAASSQHDVYFQWWRYQPGANTWAPEPAVRVFDAAASTGYSRALLARDSNGRLWVQAFRLERDGGSTAVVSVSVDGGLRFGSEQVLDTVRRRGGGRLLSVGTQLVFLYGMHDGWEPARMRIRSDADPVGAWGAVRQAFSDGVYHGAALSAVADGRGGMHLVYKDEAEKLYYRRFDGSGFGSRVLVESSSDWATQPAITRMGDTLYVFYNRVRTLNTNYELRMRTVGENGDLGDAVTLDGDATFKGYLNAVDVLPAGSSEVPCLYGDAVDANSRGTVSRVSLVLSNEPPPGPEPEPEPEPEPGTMGLDLVRSNATHELLAVDGAGTVYALLAGGPRSRLMASTDGGVTFSARGQGGGNLWTLVAMEPGVLLAVASDSGVYFLQRSTDGGMTWGNKVRLGSFRAHGPRSFARWGGTWFFLETQTATSSAVPLRLWASTDGGATWSVRSTLTEHRQGYAVAVEPGTGALWASLGSNAAQAAVLRSVDGGATWTSLLRGYGANAVAGVVHSSGAFLFGQSTLFMPEQPKLQTLSPAGALSTLMSLPGPASSLAPVPGGGWVMGTAWSGEGDVHAAGDVSARLFLSADGVSWQEVRRYERMPGADLARADVWGALPSGELVVRVEDANGFGSAGVGFQVLRVRR, encoded by the coding sequence ATGACGGGGCTGGTGGGGTTCGTGTTGGCCGTGGTCGTGGCGGCGAGCGGCTCGGAGTTGGTACCGGTGAGCGGGGGCAATGCCCTGACGCTCCCAGCGCAGCGACACATCGTTCGCATCGAGACCGGGGACAATCGACCTCCGACGTGGCTGGTGGCCATTCAGCATGGAGGTGTGGAGGGAAGGGGGTTGGTGCTTTATCGCTCCGAGGACGCGCTGCGCACGGTGCGGCGGGTGGGAGACATCCAGCCGAATGCCGCGCACGCGGACCGGGCGGAGCTCTTGGCCGTGGGCCAGGACGTGGCGCTTGTCTATTCCTACGAAGGCCCCCAGTTGGCGGCTTCGAGCCAGCATGACGTCTACTTTCAATGGTGGCGGTATCAGCCCGGAGCGAATACCTGGGCGCCAGAGCCCGCGGTGCGGGTGTTCGACGCGGCTGCCAGCACGGGCTATTCGCGGGCCTTGCTGGCGCGGGACTCGAATGGGCGGTTGTGGGTGCAGGCCTTCCGGCTGGAGCGCGACGGCGGGTCAACTGCGGTGGTGTCCGTGTCCGTGGATGGAGGGCTGCGCTTCGGTTCGGAGCAGGTCCTGGACACGGTTCGTCGGCGGGGTGGGGGACGGCTGCTCAGCGTGGGGACGCAGCTCGTCTTCCTGTATGGCATGCATGATGGATGGGAACCGGCGCGCATGCGCATTCGCTCGGACGCGGACCCGGTGGGCGCCTGGGGCGCCGTGCGTCAGGCGTTCTCCGACGGCGTCTATCACGGCGCGGCGCTGAGCGCGGTGGCGGACGGGCGTGGCGGCATGCACCTGGTCTACAAGGACGAGGCGGAGAAGCTCTACTACCGGCGGTTCGACGGCAGCGGGTTCGGCTCGCGCGTGCTGGTGGAGAGCAGCTCGGACTGGGCGACCCAGCCGGCCATCACCCGCATGGGTGACACGCTGTATGTCTTCTACAACCGCGTGCGCACGCTCAACACGAACTACGAATTGCGCATGCGCACGGTGGGCGAGAATGGCGACCTGGGGGACGCCGTGACGCTCGATGGTGACGCGACGTTCAAGGGTTACCTCAACGCGGTGGATGTCCTGCCAGCGGGGAGCAGTGAGGTGCCGTGTCTCTACGGTGACGCGGTGGACGCGAATTCACGAGGCACCGTGTCGCGCGTGTCGCTCGTCCTCTCCAACGAGCCGCCCCCAGGGCCGGAGCCAGAGCCGGAACCCGAGCCGGAGCCTGGGACGATGGGGCTGGACCTCGTGCGTTCCAATGCCACGCATGAGCTGCTCGCGGTGGATGGCGCAGGGACTGTGTACGCCCTTCTCGCGGGAGGCCCGCGGTCGCGGCTGATGGCGAGCACGGACGGTGGCGTCACCTTCTCCGCGCGAGGGCAGGGGGGCGGCAATCTGTGGACGCTGGTGGCGATGGAGCCGGGGGTGCTCCTGGCGGTGGCCAGTGACAGCGGGGTGTACTTCCTCCAGCGCTCCACGGATGGCGGGATGACGTGGGGAAACAAGGTGCGCCTGGGAAGCTTCCGCGCGCACGGTCCGCGAAGCTTCGCTCGATGGGGAGGCACGTGGTTCTTCCTCGAGACCCAGACGGCCACCTCGTCCGCCGTGCCGCTCCGGCTCTGGGCCAGCACGGATGGTGGGGCGACCTGGTCCGTGCGCTCCACGCTCACGGAGCACCGTCAGGGCTACGCAGTGGCGGTGGAGCCGGGGACGGGCGCGCTGTGGGCGAGCCTGGGGAGCAATGCGGCGCAGGCGGCGGTGCTGCGCTCCGTGGATGGTGGTGCGACCTGGACGTCGCTGCTGCGTGGCTACGGGGCGAACGCAGTCGCAGGCGTGGTTCATTCGAGCGGAGCGTTTCTGTTCGGCCAGTCGACGCTGTTCATGCCGGAGCAGCCCAAGCTGCAGACCCTGTCTCCGGCGGGAGCGCTGAGCACGTTGATGTCACTGCCGGGCCCCGCGTCTTCGCTCGCGCCGGTGCCTGGAGGCGGGTGGGTGATGGGCACCGCCTGGTCCGGTGAGGGAGACGTCCACGCGGCTGGCGACGTGTCCGCGCGACTCTTCCTCAGCGCGGACGGGGTGTCCTGGCAGGAGGTCCGCCGGTACGAGCGGATGCCGGGGGCTGACCTGGCACGTGCGGACGTCTGGGGGGCGCTGCCTTCAGGAGAGCTGGTGGTGCGCGTGGAGGACGCCAACGGCTTCGGGAGCGCGGGCGTGGGATTCCAGGTTCTCCGCGTCCGTCGCTGA
- a CDS encoding DMT family transporter produces MSSHRKPADGFALATMVVLCAIWGMQQVAVKLAAPHIPTMMQMAVRSGLGALLVGLLCWARGERGLLRHGPWRPGLLVGVLFASEFLFVGEGLRHTHASHMGVFLYTAPVFAALGLHWLVPSERLRRTQWLGIAVAFSGIALAFGGGWLRGGISPGVLWGDALGLLAGLAWGATTVVIRVSSLSDAPPTQTLLYQLVGGVALLLPVALLTGQAGPISMAPVAWASLLFQGVIVCFASYLTWFWLLRRYLASNLSVFSFMTPLFGVSAGIFVLKEEADLSFALGAVLVLTGILIVSGSGLLRTTPALKPGAT; encoded by the coding sequence ATGAGTTCTCACCGGAAACCCGCGGACGGCTTCGCGCTCGCGACCATGGTCGTGTTGTGCGCCATCTGGGGCATGCAGCAGGTGGCCGTCAAACTGGCCGCTCCCCACATCCCCACCATGATGCAGATGGCGGTGCGTTCGGGCCTGGGCGCACTGCTCGTGGGCTTGCTGTGCTGGGCGCGTGGCGAGCGAGGGTTGCTGCGCCATGGGCCCTGGCGCCCCGGCCTGCTCGTGGGGGTGCTCTTCGCCTCGGAGTTCCTCTTCGTCGGAGAAGGGCTGCGCCACACGCACGCCTCGCACATGGGCGTCTTCCTCTACACCGCGCCCGTCTTCGCGGCGCTGGGCCTGCACTGGCTCGTTCCCTCCGAGCGGCTGCGGCGCACGCAGTGGCTGGGCATCGCCGTGGCCTTCTCGGGCATCGCGTTGGCGTTTGGCGGCGGCTGGCTCCGAGGCGGCATCAGCCCGGGCGTGCTCTGGGGGGATGCGCTGGGACTGCTCGCGGGCCTGGCCTGGGGCGCGACCACCGTGGTGATTCGTGTGTCGTCGCTGTCCGACGCGCCGCCCACGCAGACCCTGCTGTATCAACTGGTGGGAGGTGTCGCGCTGCTGCTGCCCGTGGCGCTGCTCACGGGGCAGGCCGGCCCCATCAGCATGGCTCCCGTGGCCTGGGCGAGCCTGCTCTTTCAAGGCGTCATCGTCTGCTTCGCGAGCTACCTCACCTGGTTCTGGTTGCTGCGCCGCTACCTCGCCTCCAACCTGTCGGTCTTCTCGTTCATGACGCCCCTGTTCGGCGTCAGCGCGGGCATCTTCGTGCTGAAGGAGGAGGCGGACCTGTCCTTCGCCCTGGGCGCGGTGCTGGTCCTCACCGGGATTCTGATCGTGAGCGGCTCCGGGCTGCTGCGCACCACGCCCGCGTTGAAGCCAGGGGCGACCTGA